Proteins encoded together in one Thermomonospora curvata DSM 43183 window:
- a CDS encoding MerR family transcriptional regulator: protein MGGYSVGHVARAAKVTVRTLHHYDRIGLLRPSGRTAGGYRRYSDADLERLQQILFYRELGFPLEEIAEILDDPRADPMTHLRRQRDLLVGRIDRLRAMVTAIEHAMEARRMGISLTPEERFEVFGDFDPEAHAEEAAERWGGYDAYQASQRRTAAYTKADWQRIKDEQEAILREFAAAMADGAPATGERAMDLAERHRRSISDNFYECTPQMHRGLAELYVGDPRFTATYEQVAEGLAQYVHDAVIANADRSEG from the coding sequence ATGGGTGGATACTCGGTCGGGCATGTGGCCAGGGCCGCCAAGGTGACCGTGCGGACGCTGCACCACTATGACCGGATCGGGCTGCTGAGGCCGAGCGGGCGGACCGCCGGCGGCTACCGCCGCTACAGCGACGCCGACCTGGAGCGGCTCCAGCAGATCTTGTTCTACCGGGAGCTCGGATTCCCGTTGGAGGAGATCGCCGAGATCCTCGACGACCCGAGGGCCGACCCGATGACGCACCTGCGCCGCCAGCGCGACCTGCTGGTGGGACGGATCGACCGGCTGCGCGCGATGGTCACGGCGATCGAACACGCCATGGAGGCGAGAAGAATGGGAATCTCGCTCACCCCCGAGGAGCGGTTCGAGGTCTTCGGCGACTTCGACCCCGAGGCGCACGCCGAGGAGGCCGCCGAGCGCTGGGGCGGCTACGACGCCTACCAGGCCTCGCAGCGCCGCACCGCCGCCTACACCAAGGCCGACTGGCAGCGCATCAAGGACGAGCAGGAGGCGATCTTGCGGGAGTTCGCCGCGGCGATGGCCGACGGCGCGCCGGCCACCGGCGAGCGGGCGATGGACCTGGCCGAGCGGCACCGCCGCAGCATCAGCGACAACTTCTACGAGTGCACCCCGCAGATGCACCGCGGGCTGGCCGAGCTCTACGTCGGCGACCCCCGCTTCACCGCCACCTACGAGCAGGTCGCCGAGGGCCTGGCGCAGTACGTCCACGACGCGGTCATCGCCAACGCCGACCGCAGCGAGGGCTGA